In Candidatus Margulisiibacteriota bacterium, one genomic interval encodes:
- a CDS encoding Hsp20/alpha crystallin family protein has product MSALIRWSPFLEPFEEMDKMFSEMWPATRGREGMMPAIDMYEDKDNVIVEAQLAGIDPEQVDISIENDILTIKGESEKKSEVEEKNYYRKEIRRGSFYRSVPLPTHVLGEQASAVAEDGVLRISVPKQALGDQPKKIKIETKKKQ; this is encoded by the coding sequence ATGTCAGCACTTATCAGATGGTCTCCATTTCTTGAACCGTTTGAAGAAATGGATAAAATGTTTAGCGAAATGTGGCCGGCGACGCGCGGCCGCGAAGGCATGATGCCGGCGATTGATATGTATGAGGATAAAGATAATGTAATTGTGGAGGCGCAATTGGCCGGCATTGATCCGGAGCAGGTGGACATCTCCATTGAAAATGACATTCTAACCATCAAGGGCGAAAGCGAGAAAAAAAGCGAAGTGGAAGAAAAGAACTATTATCGCAAAGAAATCAGGCGCGGCAGTTTCTACCGGAGCGTCCCTCTGCCAACCCATGTTTTGGGGGAGCAGGCGAGCGCGGTAGCAGAGGACGGAGTTTTACGCATTTCGGTTCCCAAACAGGCGCTTGGAGATCAGCCGAAAAAGATTAAGATTGAAACGAAGAAAAAGCAATAG
- a CDS encoding nucleotide exchange factor GrpE: MHKKKEENKKAENNELKETKQAAPECDCVMLEEKYKRALADYQNLLKQTARDKEEYYKFASEQILYELLPVYDNLKISFVHTDETASQNGWHKGIEHIIKQFADALGRLGVEEVIIEGEQFDYHSMEAVEKIITEDEKKNGLVERVVKSGYKLHGKVIAPARVAVYEFKLKNKI; the protein is encoded by the coding sequence ATGCATAAGAAAAAAGAGGAAAATAAAAAAGCCGAAAATAACGAATTGAAAGAAACAAAACAAGCGGCACCTGAGTGCGATTGTGTAATGCTTGAGGAAAAGTATAAACGCGCTTTGGCTGATTACCAAAATTTATTGAAGCAGACTGCGCGGGACAAAGAAGAGTATTATAAATTCGCGAGCGAACAGATTTTATACGAGCTATTGCCGGTTTATGATAATTTGAAAATATCTTTCGTTCACACGGACGAAACAGCCAGCCAAAATGGCTGGCATAAGGGCATTGAGCATATCATCAAGCAGTTCGCTGATGCTCTCGGACGGCTCGGGGTGGAGGAGGTAATTATCGAAGGCGAGCAGTTTGATTATCACAGTATGGAGGCGGTGGAAAAAATAATTACGGAGGATGAAAAAAAGAACGGCCTAGTGGAAAGAGTCGTTAAATCCGGCTATAAACTGCATGGCAAGGTGATCGCGCCGGCGAGGGTAGCGGTGTATGAATTCAAATTAAAAAATAAAATATAA